The region AGCCGCTTTCCAGCTCTGTCTTCAGTCGCTCGAACTGATCCGCCGACAGGTTCACCGCATCGCCTACGCCATAGACCAGAGCGCCGGAGGGCCGTGCCGCGTTGTCGAGCAGGGCCTTGTTCCAGCTGGCCGCCGCATTGTGGATATCGAGGCTCATCTGGGCCGCTTCCACGGGAGCAAAACCATAGTGATCGTTGAGCGGGTGGAAGAGCTTCAGATGCCGCACCGGTGCCACACCTTCGTCGCCCGGAGCCGCCTCCGCGGCCAGGCGCACCGTCCGGCCTGCGACCGTATAGTCGAAGGCTTCTGGCCAACCGCTTGGGCCCGGCACCACCTTGATCCGGTCAGGTCTGAGCGCGTGGAGTTCGCGAGGGTCACCATCGACGGCCACCTGCTCCAGATAGGCGTTGCCGGCGACCAGCAGATAGCCGTAGAGGCTTTCGAGAAAATCGCCGCCCGCTTCCAGCCGGTTGGGCCGGGAAAGCAGCGCCAAAAGGGGATGGGTGTCCAGCTCGTGCTCGCCCTCAAACAGGGTCAGGGGAACGGAGCTTGCGGCCTCGGCCACCATGCGCACGGCGCGGTAAACGATCGGGTTCTTGGCATAACCTTCACGGGCGAGAGCCGCATAATCGCGCGGGCTCCAGACCGGTTGGGCCTGACCCTGAATGGCCAGCAAGGGACCTGTGCGCGAAGCCTTTACCTCGGCTGGAGCCTCCTGCGACCGGTCGGCCGTCACCGCTTCGGGGCGCGCCCAAAGTGATTCAAGTGCTGTCTTCAAGCTCATGACTTAAAATGCCTTTTCGGCGCAGTTGAGAAAGTGATTCAAACGACGGGTCAGGAATACCCAAGCCTACAATCGCCTGACCCTAGGTTCGGCTCTTGGGCCCAGAAGCAATTCCGAGATCGCCCAGACCAATGCATCCAGCCGGTCGGGCGAGCGGCCCGTGGACAGGCCTGATGGCCCGAAATCGACCATCTCGTCCTCTAGCTCCGGCAGAGCGCCCACGTGCCGGATACGGTCCTGGTCGTAGAGCATGGCGACAGGCTCGGCCCGCGAGAACTTGCCTCGTGTCGCCCGCACCTGCTTGACCGGCACCGAGTGGTCCGCACCCGATATCACCTCGGCCACCATCTCACCGCCCTGGTTCACCTCGGCGACCAGACAGTCGGCACTCAGTCCGTGCCAGAGACCGGTGGCAGCAGAAGCCCAGTCTGCGGGTTTGGCGCGGGCCATGGAGCGATCGGCCAGAACATAGGCTGTGCCGTCCTCGGCAAGGCCCGCAGCCACCAGACCGCAGGCGTCGGATTTTCGTCCCGAGGAGGCCGGCGGATCGATGGCAATCACGATGCGCTGGAGATCTTCAGGCGCCCTGTCGACCCGGATCTGCTCCAGCCGATCCCGCGACCAGAGTGCGTCGGGCCGGTCCTCGATCAGCTCGCCGTCCAGCTCCTGCCGTCCAAGCCTTGTGCCAGCATAGCGCGAGACCACCGTCTCCAGAAACCCCGGCGCCAGAAACGGCGCATTGGCCTGGGTCGGCGCATGGCTCACCGCCGTGGTCGGCAGACCGAGCAGGCGCTTTAACAACGGCACGGGCCGGGGTGTTGTCGTCACCAGTTGCCGGGGCTCCTGGCCCAGGCGCAATCCGAATTGCAGCATGTCGAAAGTCTCCTCGGCGTGGCGCCACTTGGCGAGTTCATCGCACCAGGCAATGTCGAATTGGGGGCCGCGAAGGGCCTCCGGGTCCTCGGATGAAAAGGCCTGGGCCACGGCTCCGTTGGGCCATTCCAGACGGCGCCGAGTCGGCGTCCAGTTCGGCCGGTCGCGCTTGCCGTGCACCGACAAGAGCCCCGACACGCCTTCCACCATGACCTCGCGCACATCGGCGAACGTCTCGCCGACCAGCGCGATGCGTCCTGATGCGCGGCCGTCGGTTCGACTTCCGGCTCTTGGCCAGCCATCGCCCAGCGCCATGGCCTTGACCCATTCAGCCCCGGCGCGGGTCTTGCCGGCGCCCCGTCCGCCCATCAGCAGCCAGACCCGCCAGTCGCCGGGCGGTGGCATTTGATGGTCATGGGCGAAGGTCGGCCAGTCGGTCAGGACAAAACGCATTTCCTCAAGGGACAGCTGCTCCAGCACCTGTTCCAGCCTCTGCGCCCGGGCACAAGCGACCAAGGCGCTGCGCAAGCTGCGCGCGGAGCTCGTCGGCGTCCTCAAGGTCGTCATTGCCTGTTTCCCCCGGCTTGTCCTCAGCTGCGCTCTCCGGCGCCACCGTCTTTTTCAGATCGAGCAGCAGGCTCAGGGTGCGGGCAAGGCTCGCCAGGGTCTTCACCGTCCGGTCAATCTCGACGATGCTCGCACCCTCGCCGCCCTCGGCGGCCTCTGCCAGCAGCGCATTGAGCCGCGCCTCGACGCCGTCCACCTGGGCTTCAAAAGCCCTGTAGAGCCGGGCGATCATGTCGGGCCGCTCTCCGGGATCCGTGTCCTTGACCAGGCGCGCCACCTCCTCCGGCAACTCATCTCGAGGCGGTGGGTCTTCTGAAGGATCCGGTTCAGCCGGTTTGGGGACACGAAGCGGCAGCCCGCGCTTGATCCGCTCCCGCGCTTCCCGCTCTGCCAGAAGGATCTCCTTGCGGTC is a window of Labrenzia sp. CE80 DNA encoding:
- a CDS encoding terminase family protein encodes the protein MTTLRTPTSSARSLRSALVACARAQRLEQVLEQLSLEEMRFVLTDWPTFAHDHQMPPPGDWRVWLLMGGRGAGKTRAGAEWVKAMALGDGWPRAGSRTDGRASGRIALVGETFADVREVMVEGVSGLLSVHGKRDRPNWTPTRRRLEWPNGAVAQAFSSEDPEALRGPQFDIAWCDELAKWRHAEETFDMLQFGLRLGQEPRQLVTTTPRPVPLLKRLLGLPTTAVSHAPTQANAPFLAPGFLETVVSRYAGTRLGRQELDGELIEDRPDALWSRDRLEQIRVDRAPEDLQRIVIAIDPPASSGRKSDACGLVAAGLAEDGTAYVLADRSMARAKPADWASAATGLWHGLSADCLVAEVNQGGEMVAEVISGADHSVPVKQVRATRGKFSRAEPVAMLYDQDRIRHVGALPELEDEMVDFGPSGLSTGRSPDRLDALVWAISELLLGPRAEPRVRRL
- a CDS encoding phage portal protein yields the protein MSLKTALESLWARPEAVTADRSQEAPAEVKASRTGPLLAIQGQAQPVWSPRDYAALAREGYAKNPIVYRAVRMVAEAASSVPLTLFEGEHELDTHPLLALLSRPNRLEAGGDFLESLYGYLLVAGNAYLEQVAVDGDPRELHALRPDRIKVVPGPSGWPEAFDYTVAGRTVRLAAEAAPGDEGVAPVRHLKLFHPLNDHYGFAPVEAAQMSLDIHNAAASWNKALLDNAARPSGALVYGVGDAVNLSADQFERLKTELESGYQGARNAGRPLLLEGGLDWKPMGLTPKDMDFIEAKNQAAREIALAFGVPPMLLGIPGDNTYANYQEASRAFWRSAVLPLVARTASALSAWLGPAYGEDLLLKPDADAIEALSSEREALWRRVGAAGFLDDDEKRLAVGYGRKVQEPPAGAEG